The sequence GATGTATCGACAAATATTGTTTATTTTTCCAAGGAAATGACGCTTGGTGCATATGCAGGTGCTGGGGTTGGTTTTTCTCAATATCAGAAAGTAATTAGCGATCCGATGAATAATAAATTCCATACTGTATTTTTAGTTAATGTAGGGATAGAGTTTAAGATTGATGATAACAATCGCGTGCAGTTAGGAATTAAATTTCCTTCCAATATAAAATTCACTTCTCATACTACTCTTGCGTATATTTATAGCTTTTAAGGTTTATTGTATTTGGATTTTATAGAGTTCTTGTGTAATTTCTTCAAAATTCATCATTTGACTTTCATCTTGTTTGATAAAGTTTTCCATAAAAGTCTTTTTTTCTATTGCTTCATCAAGCTCGTTATCGTTGCCTTTCTGATAAGAACCAATACGAATTAAAACTTCATTTTCTTTTAATAACGCATATAATCGTCGGAATTTTTTTATTGCATTTTTGTGTTCAGGTGTGATAATATCATTACTTACCCTAGAAGCAGAATTTAAAATATTGATTGGAGGATAAATACCATAATCTGTAAGTTCACGATTTAAAACAATATGTCCATCTAAAATACTTCTACTTTGATCTGCAATAGGATCACTTAAATCATCGCCTTCTACCAAAACAGTAAAAAAAGCAGTAATAGAGCCCTTACCTTCTTCTTTTCCTGCACGTTCCATAAGTTGTGGTAAAAGTGCTAATACAGAAGGAGGGTATCCTTTGCTTGTCGGAGGTTCGCCTAATGCTAATCCAATCTCTCTTTGTGCCATTGCAAAGCGTGTTACAGAATCCATAATAAATAAAACATCATGACCTTGATTTTTGAAATATTCTGCAATTGCCATTGCAGAAAATGCACCATATTTACGCATTAAAGCAGAATCATCGCTTGTGGCCACGATTAATACTGTATTTTCCAAATTATTTTTAAGGTTTTTATGGATAAACTCTGGCACCTCTCTGCCTCTTTCTCCAATAAGAGCAATAACTTTTATAGATGCCTTTGAACCTTTGACAATCATGCCCATTAATGTAGATTTTCCCACTCCAGATCCAGCAAAAATCCCTAATTTTTGTCCTTTACCACAGGTGAGAATCCCATCAATTACCTTAATACCTACAGGAAAAACTTCGTTAATCACCCCTCTTTTCATAGCTTTTATAGGTTGAGTAATTACAGGAGCAAGGGTATTTGTATGAATGGAACCTTTGTCATCAATGGGGTTTCCTAGTGGGTCAATCACTCTTCCTAAAAGTGCATCGCCAACAGGAATGTTTAATCCTTCTTTATCTAAAATAACCTTATCTCCCGCTTTGTAGCCTTCTATGAAAGAAAAGGGTGTAAAACCAAAAGAATCGCTTTGACAAATTGTAACCATACCTAAAGAATATTCTCCTGTGTCCTTATAAGCTCGAATAATATCTCCTATAGATGGTGTTAGACCTGTTGCATAGATGATTGTAGGGGTAATTTTTGTAATTAAACCAAATTTTGGAGAAAGTTGTAAAGAATCATTTAATCTGGCTTTAAGTTTTTGCAAAGACATTTTTACACCACCTTTTTTAGTTGAATTAAAGAATTTTTTTGCTAGAATCTGCAAAATTATACTTTATTTTTGCTGAAGGAATGTCATGAATTTAAAGACAAATAAGATAAATAGTGCTAATGTGATAGCTAGTGGTACTATCGCTTTAAAGGATTTGGAAAATAAGATCGTTAAAATTGCAACAAGATTGAGTAAAACGCTCAAAATCGATGGTTTTAGAAAAGGTAAAGTGCCATTGG is a genomic window of Helicobacter anatolicus containing:
- the fliI gene encoding flagellar protein export ATPase FliI; its protein translation is MSLQKLKARLNDSLQLSPKFGLITKITPTIIYATGLTPSIGDIIRAYKDTGEYSLGMVTICQSDSFGFTPFSFIEGYKAGDKVILDKEGLNIPVGDALLGRVIDPLGNPIDDKGSIHTNTLAPVITQPIKAMKRGVINEVFPVGIKVIDGILTCGKGQKLGIFAGSGVGKSTLMGMIVKGSKASIKVIALIGERGREVPEFIHKNLKNNLENTVLIVATSDDSALMRKYGAFSAMAIAEYFKNQGHDVLFIMDSVTRFAMAQREIGLALGEPPTSKGYPPSVLALLPQLMERAGKEEGKGSITAFFTVLVEGDDLSDPIADQSRSILDGHIVLNRELTDYGIYPPINILNSASRVSNDIITPEHKNAIKKFRRLYALLKENEVLIRIGSYQKGNDNELDEAIEKKTFMENFIKQDESQMMNFEEITQELYKIQIQ